A window of the Euzebya pacifica genome harbors these coding sequences:
- a CDS encoding urease accessory protein UreF: protein MTTDPLLLLLADGRFPSGAHAHSFGLEAAVNAGLLSGVEDLSAWAVGCMHTTWLVDATAAVRAARLGEDVGRWVALDDEVQARLLSSHARTVSRTLGRQMLRTGRAIWPHVALRAAAAVHRDGPSAPLGLGAVIRAAGLPEAHAAELSMHHAVQSAATAAVRLLGLDPFAVTRLVARMGSDIATTSAHAVELADADADADADADVGALPSAGAPMVDLLLTHHHHADGRLFAS from the coding sequence GTGACGACCGACCCGCTGCTGCTGCTCCTGGCGGACGGCCGGTTCCCCTCCGGCGCCCACGCCCATTCCTTCGGGCTGGAGGCCGCGGTGAACGCCGGCCTCCTCTCCGGCGTCGAGGACCTGTCGGCTTGGGCCGTCGGGTGCATGCACACGACCTGGCTGGTCGACGCCACCGCCGCCGTGCGGGCAGCCCGGCTGGGCGAGGACGTGGGACGGTGGGTGGCCCTCGACGACGAGGTGCAGGCGCGCCTGCTGTCGTCCCATGCCCGGACCGTCAGCCGGACCCTCGGCCGGCAGATGCTGCGGACCGGCAGGGCCATCTGGCCCCACGTTGCCCTACGGGCCGCCGCGGCCGTGCATCGCGACGGCCCGTCGGCGCCGCTGGGACTGGGCGCGGTGATCCGCGCTGCAGGACTGCCCGAGGCGCACGCCGCCGAGCTGTCGATGCACCACGCCGTGCAGTCGGCAGCCACCGCCGCCGTCCGCCTGCTCGGCCTCGACCCGTTCGCCGTCACCCGCCTGGTGGCGCGCATGGGCTCCGACATCGCCACGACGTCGGCCCATGCCGTCGAGCTGGCCGACGCCGACGCCGACGCTGACGCCGACGCCGACGTCGGGGCCCTTCCGTCCGCCGGCGCGCCGATGGTCGACCTCCTCCTGACCCATCACCACCACGCCGACGGTCGGCTGTTCGCCAGCTGA
- a CDS encoding AMP-dependent synthetase/ligase, with product MTDEVLQERNQILEAIEGQTLCTLFQSTVSTYGTRDALGRRLEDGTWTWQTWREYGEDAKRFAMALLKRGLGKGDFVAIMVNNRPEHVIADTGSFHAAATGVSVYNTLAEEQIAYVAGNCGAKVAVLNDAEAHSRWVAVRDELPELATIVMVEGAEDVDDDRVISWADFLAEGQAHLDEVGEDVFTAAWKSVEPDDVATLIYTSGTTGPPKGVVETHRGVLYIMEAAKGIFELPMNPNTLSYLPLAHVAERTFSHWQGIKYAAKVHFCEDYTQIAEYLPVAKPTAFLAVPRVWEKMRAALLTRIDEAEGPKAKLGQQAFAILPQLGAMAFTGRKPSVLLQGQAALFEKLVYSKVREALGLDDTIIALTGAAPMPDDLLMFFRGLGIEILNVYGMTETTAVTNANRPGRVRLGTVGERVPGIEVAIAGDGEIIARGPTMTPEYYRRPEATEELYDADGWLHTGDLGKIDDDGYLAIVGRKKEIIVTSSGKNISPHEIETALKQHPLIGQVMAIGDERNYISALLVLDPEAAESWAGKRGIPFDSMAEFSQREDVLAEVGTAVDAANAKLARVEQVKRWELLPTDWTVESGELTPSLKLKRHVVSTKYADVIDGIYD from the coding sequence ATGACCGACGAGGTGCTCCAGGAGCGCAACCAGATCCTCGAGGCGATCGAGGGGCAGACGTTGTGCACGCTGTTCCAGTCCACCGTGTCGACCTACGGCACCCGTGATGCGCTCGGCCGGCGTCTGGAGGACGGCACCTGGACGTGGCAGACGTGGCGGGAGTACGGCGAGGACGCCAAGCGGTTCGCCATGGCGCTGCTCAAGCGCGGGCTGGGCAAGGGCGACTTCGTCGCGATCATGGTCAACAACCGGCCCGAGCACGTCATCGCCGACACCGGGTCGTTCCATGCGGCTGCCACCGGCGTCAGCGTCTACAACACCCTCGCCGAGGAACAGATCGCCTACGTGGCCGGCAACTGCGGCGCGAAGGTCGCCGTCCTCAACGACGCGGAGGCCCACTCGCGCTGGGTCGCGGTCCGCGACGAGCTGCCGGAGCTAGCCACGATCGTCATGGTCGAGGGGGCCGAGGACGTCGACGACGACCGGGTGATCAGCTGGGCGGACTTCCTCGCCGAGGGCCAGGCGCACCTCGACGAGGTCGGCGAGGACGTCTTCACCGCCGCATGGAAGTCCGTCGAACCCGACGACGTCGCGACGCTGATCTACACCTCGGGGACGACCGGGCCGCCCAAGGGCGTGGTCGAGACCCACCGGGGCGTGCTCTACATCATGGAGGCCGCCAAGGGGATCTTCGAGCTGCCGATGAACCCCAACACGTTGTCCTACCTGCCGCTCGCCCACGTCGCCGAGCGCACGTTCAGCCACTGGCAGGGCATCAAGTACGCCGCCAAGGTGCACTTCTGCGAGGACTACACCCAGATCGCGGAGTACCTGCCGGTCGCCAAGCCCACCGCCTTCCTGGCCGTCCCGCGGGTGTGGGAGAAGATGCGCGCGGCCCTGCTGACGCGGATCGACGAGGCCGAGGGGCCCAAGGCCAAGCTCGGCCAGCAGGCCTTCGCCATCCTCCCGCAGCTCGGCGCGATGGCCTTCACCGGCCGCAAGCCCTCGGTCCTGCTGCAGGGCCAGGCCGCCCTGTTCGAGAAGCTCGTGTACAGCAAGGTCCGTGAGGCGCTCGGCCTGGACGACACGATCATCGCCCTCACCGGCGCTGCCCCGATGCCCGACGACCTGCTGATGTTCTTCCGCGGCCTGGGCATCGAGATCCTCAACGTGTACGGGATGACCGAGACGACGGCGGTCACCAACGCCAACCGTCCCGGTCGGGTGCGGCTGGGCACCGTTGGCGAGCGGGTGCCCGGCATCGAGGTCGCCATCGCCGGCGACGGCGAGATCATCGCCCGTGGCCCGACCATGACGCCGGAGTACTACCGCCGGCCCGAGGCCACCGAGGAGCTCTACGACGCCGACGGCTGGCTGCACACGGGGGACCTCGGGAAGATCGACGACGACGGCTACCTGGCGATCGTCGGTCGCAAGAAGGAGATCATCGTCACCTCGTCGGGCAAGAACATCTCGCCCCACGAGATCGAGACGGCGCTCAAGCAGCACCCGCTCATCGGGCAGGTGATGGCCATCGGCGACGAGCGCAACTACATCTCGGCCCTGCTGGTCCTGGACCCCGAGGCTGCCGAGTCGTGGGCGGGCAAGCGTGGGATCCCGTTCGACTCCATGGCGGAGTTCTCCCAGCGCGAGGACGTGCTGGCCGAGGTCGGGACCGCGGTCGACGCCGCCAACGCCAAGCTGGCCCGGGTCGAGCAGGTCAAGCGCTGGGAGCTGCTGCCGACCGACTGGACCGTGGAGTCCGGCGAGCTGACCCCGTCGCTGAAGCTCAAGCGCCACGTGGTGTCCACCAAGTACGCCGACGTCATCGACGGCATCTACGACTGA
- a CDS encoding sirohydrochlorin chelatase produces MTSAPGLLLIAHGTRDPRGAEEMAELAELVQERVDGPVGNAWLEDFSDPQGVEGARPLVEAGVSRIVTLPMLNFAAYHAKTDVPEQLAEIHEAFPDVAISHGRVLGVHHDLLTLGWERIDAVSPKEGREEEVLIVAASGSSDPDANGELAKAARMLAEGSGHRWVEHSVAGVTWPRTDDVLRRVHRAGATRAVVFSWSLLAGLLEARVWDAVDAVEEETGLEIGRAGRFGPDPRVADALVGRYREALEGDIRANCDTCVYRVPFPGKEDRVGAPSAGGAAPRT; encoded by the coding sequence ATGACTTCTGCGCCCGGACTGCTGCTGATCGCCCACGGAACCCGCGACCCGAGGGGGGCGGAGGAGATGGCCGAGCTGGCCGAGCTGGTCCAGGAGCGGGTGGACGGCCCGGTCGGCAACGCGTGGCTGGAGGACTTCTCCGACCCGCAGGGGGTGGAGGGGGCGCGGCCGCTGGTCGAGGCAGGCGTGTCGCGAATCGTGACCCTGCCGATGCTGAACTTCGCGGCCTACCACGCCAAGACCGACGTGCCCGAGCAGCTGGCGGAGATCCACGAGGCCTTCCCGGACGTGGCGATCAGCCACGGTCGGGTGCTCGGCGTGCACCACGACCTGCTGACCCTCGGCTGGGAGCGCATCGACGCGGTCAGCCCGAAGGAGGGGCGTGAGGAGGAGGTGCTGATCGTGGCCGCATCCGGGTCCAGCGACCCCGACGCCAACGGCGAGCTGGCCAAGGCTGCTCGGATGCTGGCGGAGGGGTCTGGACACCGTTGGGTCGAGCACTCCGTGGCCGGGGTGACGTGGCCGAGGACCGACGACGTGCTCCGGCGGGTCCACCGGGCAGGCGCCACCCGGGCGGTCGTGTTCTCGTGGTCGTTGCTGGCCGGGCTGCTGGAGGCGCGGGTGTGGGATGCCGTGGACGCCGTGGAGGAGGAAACGGGCCTGGAGATCGGCCGGGCAGGCCGGTTCGGCCCCGACCCACGGGTTGCCGACGCGCTGGTCGGCCGCTACCGCGAGGCGCTGGAGGGCGACATCCGCGCCAACTGCGACACCTGCGTCTACCGGGTGCCCTTCCCCGGCAAGGAGGACCGCGTGGGCGCGCCGTCTGCCGGCGGTGCCGCCCCCAGGACCTGA
- a CDS encoding alpha-ketoacid dehydrogenase subunit beta codes for MAITMAQALNQALHDAFEADDKVVLFGEDVGTLGGVFRISDKLQERFGDKRCFDTPLAESGIAGTAVGMAIYGYRPIIEMQFDGFTYPAFEQIVSHIAKMRNRSRGTVKMPITVRIPFGGGIGAVEHHSESPEAYFAHTAGLKVVSPGTPSDAYSLLTESIFSDDPVIFFEPKRRYWLKEDASLPVQTEPIGKCVVRREGTTATLAAYGPMVKTCMETAEAAEAEGWDLEVIDIRSLTPFDHQTIVESVEKTGRLVVVHEASTSVGFGAEVAARVQEKAFYHLEAPVMRVGGFDVPYPAAMLEEFFLPDVDRILDAVGRTLDY; via the coding sequence ATGGCGATCACCATGGCGCAGGCGCTGAACCAGGCCCTGCACGACGCGTTCGAGGCCGACGACAAGGTCGTGCTGTTCGGCGAGGACGTCGGCACCCTCGGCGGGGTGTTCCGCATCAGCGACAAGCTGCAGGAACGCTTCGGCGACAAGCGCTGCTTCGACACGCCGCTGGCCGAGTCCGGCATCGCCGGCACCGCGGTCGGCATGGCCATCTACGGCTACCGGCCGATCATCGAGATGCAGTTCGACGGCTTCACCTACCCGGCGTTCGAGCAGATCGTGTCCCACATCGCCAAGATGCGGAACCGGTCGCGCGGCACCGTGAAGATGCCGATCACCGTCCGCATCCCCTTCGGTGGGGGCATCGGCGCGGTCGAGCACCACTCGGAGTCTCCCGAGGCCTACTTCGCCCACACCGCCGGGCTGAAGGTCGTCTCGCCGGGGACGCCGTCGGACGCCTACTCGCTGCTGACCGAGTCGATCTTCTCCGACGACCCCGTCATCTTCTTCGAGCCGAAGCGCCGCTACTGGCTGAAGGAGGATGCGTCGCTGCCGGTGCAGACCGAACCGATCGGCAAGTGCGTCGTCCGTCGCGAGGGCACCACCGCCACGCTGGCCGCCTACGGCCCGATGGTGAAGACCTGCATGGAGACCGCCGAGGCCGCCGAGGCCGAGGGCTGGGACCTCGAGGTCATCGACATCCGCTCGCTGACCCCCTTCGACCACCAGACCATCGTGGAGTCGGTGGAGAAGACCGGCCGCCTGGTCGTCGTGCACGAGGCGTCCACCTCCGTCGGCTTCGGCGCCGAGGTCGCCGCCCGCGTGCAGGAGAAGGCCTTCTACCACCTGGAGGCCCCGGTCATGCGCGTCGGCGGCTTCGACGTGCCCTACCCCGCTGCCATGCTGGAGGAGTTCTTCCTCCCCGACGTCGACCGCATCCTCGATGCCGTCGGCCGCACCCTGGACTACTGA
- a CDS encoding sigma-70 family RNA polymerase sigma factor, producing the protein MTDSPFADHYPRLTALAARVVDQRATAEEVAADALARLDGSPVDGRPEDEVAAWLNRVTINLALNRVRAAKRHDARVAAHGQAVGPDRPETPEDVVTRDDERRRVRAVLAGLPERQAVALLLRHSGHSYAEIAASLGVAAGSVGVLLARGERAFRRDWETDDD; encoded by the coding sequence GTGACGGACTCGCCCTTCGCCGACCACTACCCACGGTTGACCGCCCTGGCCGCCAGGGTGGTCGACCAGCGCGCGACCGCCGAGGAGGTGGCCGCCGATGCGCTGGCCCGCCTCGACGGGTCGCCGGTGGACGGTCGACCGGAGGACGAGGTCGCTGCCTGGCTCAACCGGGTGACGATCAACCTGGCCCTCAACCGGGTGCGTGCTGCCAAGCGGCACGACGCCCGCGTGGCCGCGCACGGACAGGCGGTCGGGCCCGACCGGCCGGAGACGCCGGAGGACGTCGTCACCCGTGACGACGAACGCCGCCGTGTCCGCGCCGTGCTGGCCGGGTTGCCCGAACGGCAGGCCGTCGCGTTGCTGCTGCGCCATTCCGGCCACAGCTATGCCGAGATCGCTGCCTCGCTGGGCGTGGCGGCTGGATCGGTCGGGGTGCTGCTCGCCCGAGGCGAGCGTGCGTTCCGACGTGACTGGGAGACCGACGATGACTGA
- a CDS encoding ABC transporter ATP-binding protein: MTQGTSVLNAPVPVAPVLVARGLAKAFGGRTAVDGLDLHIRPGEAVGLLGPNGAGKTTTVKMLLGLVRPDDGTAELFGRDAADPAARTRVGYLPETFAQPEWATGDRVLRQHARLARVPREDVARAAADALRRVGLAGRGGERVGGYSKGMRQRLGLAAALLGDPDLVILDEPTSALDPVGRREVRDIVLALRARGAAVLLNSHLLGEVEQVCDRVVVMDRGRVLADRAVADLPSGGEVRLVLDRVEERLVAVIEGFGTIVHADDRAVLVGLDDRDAGPELVTAVAAAGGRIRAVVPLQSSLEEVFLQLVDHPGEEARS, translated from the coding sequence GTGACCCAGGGCACCTCGGTCCTGAACGCGCCGGTCCCGGTCGCGCCGGTCCTGGTCGCCCGTGGCCTGGCCAAGGCCTTCGGCGGCCGGACCGCCGTCGACGGGCTCGACCTGCACATCCGCCCCGGCGAGGCCGTCGGCCTGCTCGGGCCCAACGGCGCAGGCAAGACCACCACGGTCAAGATGCTGCTCGGGCTGGTCCGCCCCGACGACGGCACTGCCGAGCTGTTCGGCCGGGATGCCGCCGACCCGGCCGCACGCACCCGCGTCGGCTACCTGCCCGAGACCTTCGCCCAGCCCGAGTGGGCCACCGGCGACCGGGTCCTGCGCCAGCACGCCCGGCTGGCCCGGGTCCCCCGCGAGGACGTGGCTCGTGCCGCGGCCGATGCCCTGCGACGGGTCGGCCTGGCCGGACGGGGCGGGGAGCGGGTGGGCGGCTACTCCAAGGGCATGCGCCAGCGCCTGGGCCTCGCGGCCGCGCTGCTCGGCGACCCCGACCTGGTGATCCTCGACGAACCCACCTCGGCGCTGGACCCCGTCGGCCGACGCGAGGTCCGCGACATCGTGCTCGCGCTGCGGGCCCGAGGCGCGGCAGTGCTGCTGAACTCCCACCTACTCGGCGAGGTCGAGCAGGTCTGCGACCGCGTCGTCGTGATGGACCGCGGACGGGTGCTGGCCGACCGCGCCGTCGCCGACCTGCCGTCCGGCGGCGAGGTCCGCCTGGTCCTGGACCGGGTCGAGGAGCGGCTGGTCGCCGTGATCGAGGGGTTCGGCACGATCGTGCACGCCGACGACCGTGCGGTGCTCGTCGGACTGGACGACCGCGATGCGGGACCCGAGCTCGTCACCGCCGTTGCAGCCGCAGGGGGTCGCATCCGCGCCGTGGTTCCCCTGCAGTCCAGCCTCGAGGAGGTCTTCCTCCAGCTGGTCGACCACCCAGGAGAGGAGGCCCGGTCGTGA
- a CDS encoding urease accessory protein UreD produces MTAVDAVVPSAAPTGRPGELHPPGPAGISAAARVVVGPGRQGRPRLLERTTRPPLGMTLAGGDLYLMGTAGGPHGGDDLSTEVVVTPGTELTVRSVAATVALPGDGSRSRQRLRVDVGEGATVRWVPEPLVAAAGCHHRADTVVDLAADARLVWREELVLGRTGEPAGRLFASLRITRNGRPLLVHALDTSLPGWQGPAVTAGARVVGLLVVVGPDADALPDGPVAGRFAVAHPEPHLAVVMGLAADHATWRRTLAQVLGAAPPADGAPTRSSLPGKGTR; encoded by the coding sequence GTGACCGCGGTCGACGCCGTCGTGCCGTCGGCCGCCCCGACTGGCCGACCCGGTGAGCTGCACCCGCCCGGCCCGGCCGGGATCTCGGCGGCCGCGCGGGTCGTCGTCGGGCCCGGGCGACAGGGTCGCCCCCGGCTGCTGGAACGAACGACACGACCGCCCCTCGGCATGACGCTGGCCGGCGGCGACCTGTACCTGATGGGGACCGCCGGCGGCCCACACGGTGGGGACGACCTGTCCACCGAGGTCGTGGTGACCCCGGGCACCGAGCTGACGGTGCGTTCCGTGGCGGCGACGGTGGCACTACCCGGCGACGGCAGCCGCTCGCGACAACGGCTGCGCGTCGATGTCGGCGAGGGCGCGACGGTGCGGTGGGTGCCCGAGCCGCTGGTCGCGGCGGCGGGCTGCCATCACCGGGCCGACACCGTCGTGGACCTCGCCGCCGACGCCCGGCTCGTGTGGCGGGAGGAGCTCGTGCTCGGCCGCACGGGGGAGCCGGCCGGACGGCTGTTCGCCAGCCTGCGGATCACCCGCAACGGTCGTCCCCTGCTGGTGCACGCCCTGGACACCTCGTTGCCGGGGTGGCAGGGACCGGCCGTCACGGCGGGGGCACGGGTCGTCGGCCTTTTGGTCGTCGTCGGCCCGGACGCCGACGCGCTGCCCGACGGTCCCGTGGCCGGGCGGTTCGCCGTCGCCCACCCGGAGCCACACCTGGCGGTCGTGATGGGCCTCGCCGCCGATCACGCGACCTGGCGGCGCACTCTGGCTCAGGTCCTGGGGGCGGCACCGCCGGCAGACGGCGCGCCCACGCGGTCCTCCTTGCCGGGGAAGGGCACCCGGTAG
- the ureG gene encoding urease accessory protein UreG produces the protein MQIAPDQTTRDGELTVNRRRTLRVGIGGPVGTGKTALVAELCRRLAGTLEVAVVTNDIFTTEDADALKRAGVLDEDRIRAVETGCCPHTAIRDDIAANLDAVEQLEARYPALDLVLVESGGDNLTAVFSRALVDLQLFVLDVAGGDKVPRKGGPGVTTADLLVVNKIDLAPLVGASLEVMARDARERRGDKPTVLTSLVADDGARPVLRWLTARLAEHAEALQQDA, from the coding sequence GTGCAGATCGCGCCCGACCAGACCACCCGTGACGGCGAGCTGACCGTCAACCGCCGGAGAACCCTCCGGGTCGGCATCGGGGGCCCGGTCGGGACCGGCAAGACCGCGCTGGTCGCCGAGCTGTGCCGTCGCCTCGCCGGCACCCTCGAGGTGGCGGTGGTGACCAACGACATCTTCACCACCGAGGACGCCGACGCGTTGAAGCGGGCCGGTGTGCTGGACGAGGATCGCATCCGTGCGGTCGAGACGGGGTGTTGTCCCCACACCGCCATCCGCGACGACATCGCCGCGAACCTCGACGCGGTGGAGCAGCTCGAAGCCCGCTACCCCGCCCTCGACCTCGTGCTCGTGGAGTCCGGCGGGGACAACCTCACCGCCGTCTTCAGCCGGGCGCTGGTCGACCTCCAGCTGTTCGTCCTCGACGTCGCCGGTGGGGACAAGGTGCCCCGCAAGGGCGGGCCCGGCGTCACGACCGCAGACCTGCTGGTGGTCAACAAGATCGACCTCGCCCCGCTGGTCGGCGCCAGCCTGGAGGTGATGGCCCGCGACGCCCGGGAACGACGGGGTGACAAGCCGACCGTCCTGACCTCCCTCGTGGCCGACGACGGGGCCCGGCCGGTCCTGCGATGGCTGACCGCGCGGCTGGCCGAGCACGCCGAGGCCCTCCAGCAGGACGCGTGA
- a CDS encoding DsbA family protein, whose translation MKVRFYFDPLCPWCWITSHWLHDEVAPHRDIDVDWRPISLKVRNEGKDLDEAYRAKVDPMMDRSFGLLRIVEAVRAAGRQDQVHDLYVEFGRHFHHDGDGLDFDVPAALEKAGVDVAFAAAFDDEAWDDAVRASTREAEDVAGDDVGTPIIAFEVEAQDGTREWKGYFGPVIPEVVRGQAALDLWDGLAALIRTDGFYELKRTRTKDVDLTTVRI comes from the coding sequence GTGAAGGTCAGGTTCTACTTCGATCCGCTGTGCCCGTGGTGCTGGATCACCTCCCACTGGCTGCACGACGAGGTCGCACCCCACCGCGACATCGACGTCGACTGGCGGCCGATCAGCCTCAAGGTCCGCAACGAGGGCAAGGACCTCGACGAGGCCTACCGGGCGAAGGTCGACCCGATGATGGACCGCTCCTTCGGGTTGCTGCGCATCGTCGAGGCGGTGCGTGCTGCAGGTCGGCAGGACCAGGTCCACGACCTCTACGTCGAGTTCGGCCGGCACTTCCACCACGACGGGGACGGCCTGGACTTCGACGTACCGGCAGCGCTGGAGAAGGCCGGCGTCGACGTCGCCTTCGCGGCCGCCTTCGACGACGAGGCGTGGGACGACGCTGTCCGCGCGTCGACCAGGGAGGCCGAGGACGTCGCCGGTGACGACGTGGGGACGCCGATCATCGCCTTCGAGGTCGAGGCGCAGGACGGCACCAGGGAGTGGAAGGGCTACTTCGGTCCGGTCATCCCCGAGGTCGTGCGCGGCCAGGCGGCGCTGGACCTGTGGGACGGGCTTGCCGCGTTGATCCGCACCGACGGCTTCTACGAGCTGAAGCGCACTCGTACCAAGGACGTGGACCTAACCACCGTCCGCATCTGA
- the pdhA gene encoding pyruvate dehydrogenase (acetyl-transferring) E1 component subunit alpha encodes MTDGKTADKPSSGLVPDPSTLLPPDEPIQILDDDGRINAVDGYPIDDLDDEDFRALYRHMVVARRIDKQAINLQRQGQLGVYASLLGQEAAQIGGAYALAPQDWVFPSYREMGTALVRGVNPGQMLHQWRGTWLSGYDPYEFRFGLLSIPIGTQALHGTGFAMAAKFDGSDAVVMAYFGDGATSEGDPHEGMNFAAVFEAPVVFFVQNNQYAISTPLSEQTKAPTIAHKAVGYGMPGLRCDGNDVLASYAVTKRAVERARSGEGPSLIEAVTYRMEAHTTADDPTRYRSGEEMEEWQRRDPIARFETFMKANGLLDDTIKTEIDNEVEKLARIMREEIYEAPHGDPMELFEHVYVDPGSMFDEQREMLRRELDAAAETPQES; translated from the coding sequence ATGACCGACGGCAAGACTGCCGACAAGCCCAGCAGCGGGCTCGTGCCCGACCCGAGCACCCTGCTCCCACCCGACGAGCCGATCCAGATCCTGGACGACGACGGCCGGATCAACGCCGTCGACGGCTATCCGATCGACGACCTGGACGACGAGGACTTCCGTGCCCTGTACCGGCACATGGTCGTCGCCCGACGCATCGACAAGCAGGCGATCAACCTGCAGCGGCAGGGTCAGCTCGGCGTCTACGCCTCGCTGCTCGGCCAGGAGGCGGCCCAGATCGGTGGCGCCTACGCGCTGGCTCCCCAGGACTGGGTCTTCCCGTCCTACCGCGAGATGGGCACCGCCCTGGTCCGCGGCGTCAACCCCGGCCAGATGCTGCACCAGTGGCGCGGCACCTGGCTGAGCGGCTACGACCCCTACGAGTTCCGCTTCGGCCTGCTGTCCATCCCGATCGGCACCCAGGCGCTGCACGGCACGGGGTTCGCCATGGCCGCGAAGTTCGACGGCAGCGACGCCGTCGTCATGGCCTACTTCGGTGACGGCGCGACCAGCGAGGGCGACCCCCACGAGGGCATGAACTTCGCCGCGGTCTTCGAGGCCCCGGTCGTGTTCTTCGTCCAGAACAACCAGTACGCCATCTCCACCCCGCTGAGCGAGCAGACCAAGGCCCCAACGATCGCCCACAAGGCCGTCGGCTACGGCATGCCGGGCCTGCGGTGCGACGGCAACGACGTGCTGGCCAGCTACGCGGTCACCAAGCGCGCCGTCGAGCGGGCGCGCAGCGGGGAAGGACCCTCGCTCATCGAGGCCGTCACCTACCGCATGGAAGCCCACACCACCGCCGACGACCCCACGCGCTACCGCTCGGGCGAGGAGATGGAGGAGTGGCAGCGGCGCGACCCGATCGCCCGCTTCGAGACGTTCATGAAGGCCAACGGGCTGCTGGACGACACCATCAAGACCGAGATCGACAACGAGGTCGAGAAGCTGGCGCGGATCATGCGCGAGGAGATCTACGAGGCGCCGCACGGCGACCCGATGGAGCTGTTCGAGCACGTCTACGTCGACCCCGGATCCATGTTCGACGAGCAGCGCGAGATGCTGCGACGCGAGCTGGACGCGGCCGCCGAAACCCCTCAGGAGAGCTAA